ATCCCCGTTGGCGTGCTGTCACGCAGGGACACGATAAAGCTCTAATGCGGACAAGTCGGGCATAAATTCCGAAACTTCACGGAGGTGTATCGACCGGCATCAAGTAAATCGAATTCGTTTCGCGATGCCGCTAGCATCGCCGGATGGCAACGCGACTCGTGCAGATCAACATGAAGGCCCGGGACGACTCCGCGCTGGGCGCTTTCTGGGCGGCGGCTCTCGGTTGGGGGATCTCCAGCGAGGAGCCAGGCGTCACCAACCTCGAACCCGAGGGTGTCGACTATCCCGACCCGGTCGCCGTCTTCGTCGACCTCGTCGTCTCCGCAGAACCCAAGACGGCGAAGAACCGGGTACACCTCGACCTCGCCACCACCTCGGCGGACCATCACGCCGCGACGGTCGCGCGTCTGAAGGAACTCGGTGCCACCCCCGCCGACGTGGGTCAGGGCGACGTCCCGTGGACGGTGATGGCCGACCCGGAGGGCAACGAGTTCTGCGTCCTGGAACCCCGGCCGACGCTCCAGGACGTCGGACCGGTCGCCGCCGTCGTGGTCGACTGCGCGGACCCGCGCGCCATGGCCGACTTCTGGAGCACCGCCACGGACTGGCGTGTGCACGACGTCACCGACCGCGCAGCGGTCCTGCGCTCCGCCGCCGACGTGGGCCCGTACCTGCACTTCCTCCGCACGCCCGACGTGAAGACCGGCTGGAACCGGGTCCACCTCGACGTCCGCCCGTATCCCGGTGACGACCCGCAGGCCGAGGTGGACAGGCTGCGGACACTGGGCGCCACCACCGTGGACGTGGGCCGCGACGATCTCCCGTGGACGGTCATGGCCGACCCGGAGGGCAACGAGTTCTGCCTCCTCGCCCCCGGCTGACGCGCACCCGGGATCAGCGGTCCGACGGCTCCCACCGGTCCCGGTGCACCGCTGCCTGCCAGGGACGGCGCTGCCGCCAGCCGTGTCGCTCCAGGTCCGGCACCTGCTCCAGGTGGGTGACCGGACCCAGGCACAGCCAGGCCACCGGGCGGACACCCGCCGGGATCCGCAGCAGGTCCCGCACGAACGGCTCCCGGTAGAACGAGACCCACCCCACGCCGAGCCGCTCGGCCGTGGCCGCCAGCCACAGATTCTGGATCGCCAGGCACACCGAGTACAGGCCGGCGTCGGCGATGGCGTGCCGACCCAGCACCGTCGGGGACCCCCGGTCCGGGTCGTACGTCACCACGACGGAGAGCGTCGACTCCACCACCCCGTCGATCTTGATCCGGCTGAACCGGCGCGCCTCCTCCCCGTGCAGACCGGCGGCGAAGACGTCCCGTTCCTGCTGCACGTGGCGGTGGAACTCCGCCCGCAACCCAGGATCGCGGACCAGGATGAAGTCCCACGGCTGCGACAGACCGACGCTGGGCGCGGCATGCGCGGCGGCCAGTACCCGATCGAGGACCTCGGCCGGGATCGGCGCGCCGGTGAACTCGCCCCGTACGTCCCGGCGGGCGTGGATGACCTCGTACACATCGTCGAACATGGGCAGGCTCCCGCTGCGCTCCAGGCCCTGCCCTCACGGCAGGGCAACCAGGCGCGAGGCCGGTCTTCGGACTTCCGGATCGTCACCTCACCGCCCGCCTTCCCGGCCCGAGCCGGGCCAGTGGCTGCGCGTGACGCGCGTGGGCGGCAGCTCCCCGGTCACCGCGGCGGGCCCGTGCCGGACTCTCACCGGCTTCCCGATTCTCCCCACCACCGGCGGGGCACCTCGCAACAGTTCGTGCCGCCGAGCACCCTACCGGACACCGTCGTCCGTCGGCGCTGCCCGATCGAGTCACTAGTCTCGGTGCCGTGACCTCCGAGACCACGCCCCTGCGGCAGCTCACCCTCGATCAGCTCCGGAAGCGGACGAGCGAGAAGTGGCGCGCCCACCCGGGCGACGTGCTGCCGATGTTCGTGGCGGAACTGGACGCGCCGCTGGCCGGGCCGGTCGTCGACGCGATCACAGAGGCCGTCCGACGTGGTGACACGGGCTACCCCGCCGGCACCGCCTACGCCGAGGCGCTCGCCAACTTCGCCCGCGACCGCTGGGACTTCGACGGCATCGCCGTGGACCGCACCACGATGGTCCCGGACGTGATGAGCGGCATCGTCGAGGTCCTCGACGTGATCTGCGGCCGGACGGACGCTGTCGTGGTCAACTGCCCGGTCTACGCGCCGTTCTACCAGGTGGTGGGGCGTACCGGTCGCCCCATCGAAGAGGCCCCGCTCGGCACGGACGGCCGGATCGACATGACGGTCCTGGACGACGCGTTCCGGCGCGCGGCACGTCGTGGCTCCCGGCCCGCGTACCTGCTGTGCAGCCCGCACAACCCGACCGGCACCGTGCACACCGCCGACGAACTCGCCGAGGTCGCCGCACTGGCGGACCGGCATGGTGTGCGTGTGGTGGTCGACGAGATCCACGCGCCGCTGGTGCTGGCCGGGGCGAGGTTCACGCCGTACCTGAGCGTGCCGGGCGCCGAGAACGGCTTCTCGGTGATCTCCGCGTCCAAGGCCTGGAACCTCGCCGGTCTCAAGGCCGCCGTCGCCGTCGCCGGACCCGCTGCGGTCGACGATCTCGCCCGCATCCCCGCCTGGGTCAACGAGAGCCCCAGCCATGTCGGAGTGCTGGCCCACGTCGCCGCCCTGCGGGACGGCGGCGGATGGCTCGACGCCCTCCTGGCCGATCTCGACGAGAACCGTCGTCTCCTCGCCCGGCTACTCGCCGAACACCTTCCCGCGGTCCGATACCGCCCTGGCGAGGGCACCTATCTGGCCTGGCTCGACTGCCGCGCCCTCGGCCTCGGTGACGACCCCGCCGCGACTTTCCTCGAACGCGGCCGGGTGGCGCTCAGTCCCGGCCCCGTCTTCGGCACCGGGGGAGCGGGACACGCGCGATTCAACCTCGGCACCACCCCCGAGCTGGTCGCCGAAGGAGTGCGGCGGATGGCCGGGGCACTGACCTGACGCCGGTGGCACTGCCGGCCCGTTCGCAGCGAACGCCGGGATTGCTACTGTGGTGAACATGTATGCACCCGAGGATCGCACCGCCAAGGCGATCATTCGGGACACGGCCCTGGAACTCTTCGGCGAACAGTGGCCGGCGGCCGCGTCGCTCAAGCAGGTGGCGGAGCGCGCGGGAGTCTCGCAGTCGCTCATCATCAAGCACTACGGGTCGCGGGAGGGCCTGGTCGCCGCCGTGGACGCGCACGTGCTGGGCGTGTTGGGCAACGCGCTGGAGGCACTCGCCGAGACAGCCGGTTCCGGCCCGCCCGACCGCTTCCTCGCGTCGGCCGACGCGCTGTCCTCCCCGTCGGCCACCCGGTATCTCGCGCACCTGCTCGTCGGCACCACGTCGCGCTCGGTCGAGGCGTACCGGATGCTGCAGGGGTTCGCCGACTCGCTCATGCACCGGATGGCCGACGCGGGCGCGGTCGCCCCGGACGTGGACCGGGCACAGCTCGCGGTCGTGCTGCTGGCCCACGAGCTCTCCATCATCCTGCTGCGCGACCGCATCACCGACGTGCTCGGCACCGATCCGATGGGCCACGACGGCCTGCGGCGCTGGTGGGGCACCATCGACCGGCTCTACTCCGGCACCGCGATCCAGGAGCCCGTCCCGGCCGACGGCTGAGTGACGTCGTCGAGTCGGGCAGACCCTCGACTCGACGGGTGCACAAACGTTCACTATGCTGAGCGATAGTTCACCACCCGTCCTGCGAGCGAACGGCAGCCATGCCCACGACCTGCTGCCCGGCTCCGTGACCAGGGAAGGGACGTCATGACCGACACCGGAGAAACCCGCACGCGCACCGAGGACGTCGCCGTGTCCGAGCGTGCCCTGGCCCGCACCGGGACCCTCGTCCTCGCCGGCTTCGCCCTGCTCTGGGCGGTCTCCGGCCTGCACCCCGCGCCCGCCGCCGCGCGCATCCCGCTGCTCGTCGCCGCGACCGTGATCACCGCCACCGTCCTCGCCCTGGGGATGACCCGGCCTCGACCGCAGGACCACCGCCGACTGTCGGCGTCCTGGATGCGCCGGTTCAACCGAGTCGGCGTCGTACAGGGACTGTTGATCGGCGGCGTCTGCCTGGTCGCCGTGCCGACCGGACACCCGAGGCTGATCCCCACCCTCGTCCTGGTCATCGTCGCGGCGCACTTCGTGCCGCTCGTCGCGATCCTCCGCCAACGCGAGTACGTGTGGACAGCACTCGCACTCGCCCTGGTGGCGGTCGTGTCCTTCGGCGCCTACGTCATGGGAATGCCGGAACTCGCGGCGGCCGTCACCTCGTTCGGCGCGGCCATCGTGCTCTGGGTGACCGCGGTGGTGGTCACCCGACGACCGTGACGTCCTTCCAGAACGCGACCCGGTCCCGGACCATCTCCGCCTCCGGCAACGGCTCCGGGTAGTACCAGACGGCGTCCACGCTGGTCTTCCCGTCGTGATCGAGCGTGTAGTAGGACGCGGTGCCCTTCCACGGGCAGTGCGTGTGCGTGTCGGACTCGCGCAACAGGTCGTCGCGGAGCGCCGCGCGGGGGAAGTAGTGGTTACCCTCGACCACGACGGTGTCCGTGCTCTCGGCGATGACCAGGTCGTTCCAGATCGCTTTCGGCATGGGCCCAGACTATGCCGATCCGCGCGCCGGTTCACCCCGTGTCAGCGCGGCACCTCGTGCAGCGTCACGGCGTCGAGCCGACCCTCGGTCACCTCGGCGGTGAGGTACGTCGCGTACGGCTGGCGCCGCCGGTCGGTCGGCGAACCGGGGTTGAGCAACCGCAGGCCACCGGGCGCCTCGCTGTCCCAGGGGATGTGGGAGTGCCCGAACACGAGCAGGTCGCAGTCGGGGAACCGGGCCGCGCACCGCCGCTCCCGGCCGCCGGCCGGACCGGTCTCGTGCACCACCGCGATCCGCAGGCCGTCGACGTCCGCGCGGGCGATCTCCGGCAACCGGGTACGCAACTCGGGGCCGTCGTTGTTGCCGAAGACGCCGATCAGTCGGGCACGACGTCGCTCCAGGTCGTCCAGCAACGACGCGTCGACCCAGTCGCCGGCGTGGATCACGAGGTCGGCGGTGTCGACGGCCGCCCACAGCTCGGCCGGCAGGTCCCGGGCACGTTTCGGCAGGTGGGTGTCCGCCATGATGACCAACCGCACCCGGCCAGCGTAACCCCGTCCGCACACGGCGACCGGCCAGGTGCTAGGCGAAGCGGTCGGCCAGTCGGGTCAACCTGGCGAGGTAATCCGGCCACGGATAGTCGGTCGGGATGTTGGTGTTCTCCTGCCGCAGGCCGATTCTCGTGTCGAGCTGCTCGCGCAGGATGTCGGCGTGCCCGGCATGACGCGCGAGGTCCCAGGTCACGTGGACGATGACCCGGTGCAACGTCACCGCCTGCCGCTCCGGCCGCCACCATGGCACCTGTCCCACCGCGTTCAGCGGTAGCCGGGTGATCGTCTGATCGGCGAAGACGGCGACGCGGCGGTACAGGTCGATCAGGCCGTCCTTCGTCTCGTCCTCCCGCGCGTACCAGTCCGCCTGCGGGTCCTCGTCGAAATCCGACTCGGAGACGAGTTCCTCCGGGGTCGGGAACGCGCGACCGAAGGTGGGACCGAAGTAGCCGGCTTCGGTGTTCAGCGCATGCTTGACGATCCCCAGCAGATTGTTGCCGGTCGGCGTGCGGGGGAGTCGGACTTCGCGTTCGCTGAGTCCGTCGAGCTTCCAGATCAGGTCGTCGCGCGTTGCCTGCAGGTAGTGCAACAGCGCCGCCTTCGCGTCGTCTTCGTCAGCCATACCCGCAGTCTTCCTCGTCCGGGCCGCCACCGCGCGGCCGGAGAGGACGGCGTCACGTCTGTTCGAACCGGCGGCGGGAGGCCAGGACGTCGTCCAGATGACGGCGGCTCCACCGGCAGAACCCGTTGATCGTCTGATGGAGTTCCAGACCGGCAGGGGTGAGCCGGTAATCGGTGCGAGGCGGCACGGTGGGGTGGAGCGTCCGGTCGACCACCCCGTTCCGCTCCAGTTGACGAAGCGTCGCGGTCAGCAGCCGGTGGCTGATGCCGGTGACCTTGCGGTGCAGTTCACCGAAGCGACGCGTGTCGGTGCCGATGGCCTCCATGACCGGCAGGGCCCATTTGGTGCCGACCACGCCGAACACCTCAATGGCCACCAGGTGCACCTGGGCCACCTGCGCCGCCGTCGGCGTACCGGGAGACGGCTCGTCCACGTGCCGCTGCTCCTTCACCCGCACCGGTTACCGAAAGGTGCGTACTTACCCCGGCCGTCGTGCGGGCCTACGGTCTGGTCGACGACGTCAACGTACAGGAGCTGACATGACCGTCCTGAAGACGTACGCCCGGCTCTGGGTGGACGACCTCGACACCTCGCTGCCGTCGCTACGGACCCTGGTCGGCGCGGAGCCGGATCTGCGGTTCGGCTTCGACTCGGTCGAGTTGGCCGCGCTCGGTGACTTCCTGGTGATCGCCGGCCCACCAGCGCAACGCGCCCGCTACGCGCACGCCTCGGCGACCGTCGTCGTCGACGATCTGGATGCCGTCGTGGCCGCGCTGACCGCCGAGGGTGGCGTGATCACCACGCCGGAGGCGACCAGCCCTACCGGCCGCTACCTGTACGTCCGGCATGCCGGAGGGGCCGAGGTCGAGTACGTCGAGTGGGTGCCGGAACTGGTCGACCGTATCGTCACCGCCACCTGACTCCCGGACTGCGCGAGCCTGCGGTGCTCGCGGGGACTCACCCCGTGGACACGCTTGAAGGCCGTGCTGAAGCCGAAGGCGTCGGAGTATCCGAGTTGGCGTGCCATGGCGGCGACCGTCGCGGTGGTGCCGGTCAGCATGTCGGCGGCGAGTGTCATCCGCCAGTCGGTCAGGTAGGTCAGCGGTGGCTCACCCATCAGCTCGGTGAATCGTTTGGCCAGCGTCGTGCGGGACACCCCGGCCCGGGCTGCCAGGGAGGCGAGCGTCCAGGGCGCACCGGGGGCGTCGTGCATGGCGCGGAGCACCGGGCCCACCGTGTCGTCGCCCAGCGCCCGATACCAGCGGGGAGCCTCGGCGCCCGGCTGGTCGAACCAGTCCCGGATCGTGCAGACCAGCAGCCAGTCCAGCAGACGGTCCAGCACGACCTGCCGACCCGGGCGGCACCCGCCGAGTTGGAAGTCCAGGTAGTCACGGAGCGACGAACAGTCGTGGTCGTCCGGTACGACCAGCACCGGCGGAAGCACTCCGAGCAGCCGATGCGGGGCCTGCCCCTGGACGTGGTACGCCCCGGCCAGGAGCAGCATCTGCTCGTCCGGTTCCGGTTCCGGTTCCGGTGTCCGGATGCCCGGCGACTGGCGACAGTCGACGTCGCGCAGCTCGTCGGGTCGGAAGGTCGACCGGGGCTCGGCGGAGAGGACGAAGGGTTGCGGCCCCCGCACCACGACAGCCTCGCCGACCCGGACCAGAACCGGCTCGTCGCGTTCCGGGTGGACGATCCACGCCTCGCCACGCAGCGGTACGCAGAGCGTCAGGGGTGCGCCGTCGGTGAACCGCAGCGCCCACGACGGCGAGAGTACCGACCTGCCGAAGGCGGCACCCTCGGCGCGGACGTCCCGCAGCAGCGTGTCGAACGGGTCCATCGCTCCACCATAGGGGTGCGGACGATCGCACATGCCGGGCGTACGACGAGCCATGTCCCGCCGCTGGCCGGGCGGGTTGACTCGTGGACATGACGAAAGAAACGAACGAGATCCTCGTCATCGGGGGGACCGGGAAGACCGGACGTCGACTGGTACGCGCGCTGCGGGCGTCCGGCGAGCAGGTGCGGGCCGCTTCCCGTTCGGGCGAGGTACGTTTCGACTGGACGCAGCCGGACACCTGGCAGCCGGCGGTGACGGGAGCGTCGGCCGTCTACCTGATTGCTCCGGCGGATCCGGCGGTGGCCGACGACTTCGTGTCGTCGGCGGTGACGTGGGGTGTCGGCCGCTTCGTGGCGCTCAGCGGACGCGGCATCGACAAGCTCGACCCCGATTTCTCGCCGAGCATGCTCGGCGCGGAACAGGCGGTACGCGACTCCGGCGCGGAGTGGACGATCATCCGCCCGAACAACTTCCACCAGAACTTCGACGAGGACCTGTGGCGCCAACCGTTGGTCGACGGTCGCCTCGCCCTGCCGATGGGCGCGACTCCGGAACCCTTCATCGACGTCCAGGACATCGCCGACGTCGCGGCGATCCTGCTGACCGAGGACGGCCACCACGGGCAGGTGTACGAGCTGTCAGGCGCGCGGGCACTCACCTTCGCCGAGGCGGTGGCGACGATCGCCGAGGCGTCCGGCCGATCGATCCGGTACGTGGAGTTGACGCCGGAGGAGTACCGGACCGAGGTGCTCGCCGAGGGCTGGTCGGAGGCCGACGCGACGGCGCTGAACAGCATGTTCGCCGGAATGCGGGCCGGGTATCTCGCCCAGCCGACCGACACGGTGCGGCGGCTCCTCGGGCGCGAACCGATCCACTTCGACACCTACGCCGAGCGGGCCGCAGCGGCCGGCGCCTGGTCGTGACGAAACGCCGCCGCAGTCTGTCACCGGTGCTGTCAACAGGCGGCGGCGATCCGTCTCCGTGATCAGAAGGGGGGTGCGTCCTCGCCCATCAGCGCCAGGACGACGCCCCCCTTACCGCGCTTGAGGCCCTGGACCACGACCGTGCCGGTGCTGCCGTCGGGCAGTTCCAACGTGAAGGTCTTCCCGACCGCGTTCTTGGGGCCGTTGCCGGCGCTGTTGGCCGGCCGGAAGTCACCCGCCCACGGCGGGATCCCACCCTTGCGGGCCGGCTCGGCGAAGAGCGCGGCGGTGCCGGGGGTCCGGGTGCCGTCTGCGGAAAGGAGCACTGAGGCGCTGCGATAAGTAGCCATATGCGGCAAGGGTATCCGGGACCGGTCCCGATTGCGCCCCTCCCGCCGTGGCGTGCCGCCGACGACGAGAGGACCGGCCGGCCCGACCGACCTCTCGTCACTGTCCGAGTACCCCTACGCCTCGGCCCAGACGCCCAACTCGTTTCCACTCGGGTCGGTGAAGTGGAAGCGGCGACCGCCCGGGAAGTCGTACGGCCCCTCGACCACCTCACCGCCGGCCTTCCGGACGGCCTCGACGCTCTCGTCCAGGTCGGTCGAGTAGAGCAGCACCAACGGACCGCCGGTCCGCACCTGCTGGTCCAGGCGCAGACCGCCCACCTCGGATCCGGGCGTCGCACCGTGGATCCCGGCGTAGGCGGTCCCGTAGTCGGTGAACCGCCACCCGAACGCGTCGGCGTAGAAGCGCTTGGCGTTGGCCAGGTCGGTGACGGTGAGCTCGACGTAGTCGATGGCATGGTGCCGGTGCGAGGTCTGCTGAGACATGCCCACCATTACTTCACACGGGTACGACTCAGGTGCCGGCTTCCTGTTGACGCCGGTACGCCTCGTTCTGCCGGCGGGCTTCCTCAAGCTGGTCCTCGAGGATGATGATCCGGCAGGCGGCCTCCAGCGGAGTGCCCTGGTCGACCATCTCCCGCGCCCGGGCGGCCAGCCGCAACTGGTAGCGGGAGTAGCGGCGGTGCCCACCGGCCGACCGGGACGGGGCGATGAGTTTCGCCTCGTCGAGCCGGCGCAGGAAGTCCTGCGAGGCGCCGGTGATCTCCGCAGCGCGGCCCATCGTGTAGGCGGGGTAGTCGTCGTCGCCGAACATGTCATCGGGTTGGGCCATATACGAATCTCTCCATGACGAGGGCCCCGGCGCGTCAGCGCCGGGGCCCGGGGTTACGGGTTGGAAACACCATCTACCGACTGATTCGTCGGGTTGTCGTGTCCGCACCTGACGCCGTCAGAGGCGTGGGGTGCGAGGATCGCATAAGCGTGACCGGAGACCACCTCTCGTTCGATGGAAACTGCGGTGTCCGCGCCAGAGTTGCATCTGGGTCCTGGCAGCGGGCGATCCAACGGTGTTCAGCCCTCCCTTTCCTCTGCTTCCACATGTGTCGTGCTGCCCGCCGGTGTCGGAGCCCACGCGACTTCATGGCCCCGCACACGGGCGGCGAGCTGTCCTGCCGGGCTGGCGAGTGCCCTGCCCGTCTTGCCCCTGACCTGGAATCTCGTCAGGTTACTGCTGCGGTTGCAGGTCCTTGCACCGCTTGCCGAGCGAGCCGCGAACGTCCGGGCCCTGCGTGATGCTCGGTCTTGGTCGTCTGCGTCTTTCTCGGACCTCATCTCTCAACACCAGGAACACTAGCCAAGCCCGGAGCGAATGTCTAGCGCTTCGGGCATAGATTTTCTCGGTCACGGTCCGACATTGCGGTATCGCGGTCAGTGCGGAAAAGCGCGGGGCACGCGGGACCGGAGGAGCTCGTCGAGGAGCGCTTGGATGCGGGCGGATCCATCACCGTTCCATGACCAGCCATGCCAGCGGACCGTGCCCCCTCGCGCCCGTAGATCTCCTGTCCTAACAGGAATCTGATGAGTGGTCCGGATGATGCTTCTACGTCGTGATCGTCTGATGTGGAGGTCTGATGAGGGGACTCAAACGGATCGGTGCGGCCGGGCTGGCCACCGCTCTCGTGCTGGGGCTGGGGCAACCCGGCGGTGCTGCGCCGGGCGGCGGTGGTGCGCCCGGTGACGGCGGAACCGGACGCAGTGGCGGGTCGCCGGCCGGGGCCGGCCACCAACCGGCCACGGTCACGCTGATCACGGGGGACCGGATCACCGTCGACCGGGGCGGCCGCGTGACGATCCGTCCGGCGAAGGACCGCGCGGACATCCGCTTCCGGTCCCACCAGATCGACGGTGAGCTGCACGTCGTACCCGTGGACGCGGTGCCGCTGATCGCCTCCGGCGTGCTGGACCGTCGACTGTTCAACGTCAGCAAGCTGATCGAGTACGGCTACCACGACGCCGCGCGCGACCGGCTGCCGATGATCATGGCGTATCCGGACGGGGCGGCGGCCCGGCGCGGCGGCTCGCCGGTGCCCGGTGGCGAGGTCCGGGTGGACCGGGCGCTACCGGCGATCGAGGGCGTCGCGGTCAGCGCGGACAAGACCGACCTGGCCGACGTCTGGACGGCGCTGACCGGGGGCGGACCGGAGACGGCCGACCGCATTCCCGGCGTCGAGCGGATCTGGCTCGACGGGAGGCGCCGGCCGGCGGTGGACCGGGGTGTACGGCAGATCGGCGCGCCCGCCGCGTACGAGGCGGGCTTCACCGGAGCCGGAGTGACCGTGGCGGTCCTGGACAGTGGCGTCGACCTGACCCACCCCGACCTGGCCGACGCGGTGAGCGAGGCGGTCACCTTCGTGCCGGGCACCGATCCGGTCGACCGGTACGGGCACGGCACGCACGTGGCCTCGACCATCGCCGGCCGGGGCACCGCCTCCGGCGGCACGTACCGGGGTGTGGCGCCGGACGCCGACCTGGTCTCCGCCAAGGTCTGCGACGACTGGTGCGAGGACTCGGCGATCCTCGCGGGGATGCACTGGGCGGCCGTGGACAAGCAGGCCACGGTCATCAACATGAGCCTCGGCGGGTGGGACGGGCCGGAGATCGACCCGATGGAGGAGGCGGTGAACACGCTCAGCGCCCAGACCGGCGCCCTCTTCGTGGTCTCCGCCGGCAACGACGGACCGGGCGACCGTACGGTCGGCTCGCCGGGCAGCGCGGACGCCGCGCTCACCGTCGGGGCGGTCGACCGGGACGGAAGTCTCGCGGACTTCTCCAGCCGGGGCGCGCGGGTCGGTGACGACGCCGTGAAACCGGACATCACCGCGCCGGGCGTCGGCATCGTCGCCGCGCGGGCGGCCGAGGGCGTGATGGGCGTACCGGTCGGCGAGCACTACGTCGCCGAGTCCGGCACCTCGATGGCCGCGCCGCACGTGGCGGGCGCGGCGGCGCTGCTCGCGCAGCAGCACCCCGACTGGGACGCGACGCGTCTCAAGTCCACCCTGATGGGCTCGGCCAACCCCCGGCCGGGTGACACCGCCTACCAGCAGGGATCGGGTCTGGTCGACGTCGCGCGTGCCGTGGGGCAGGCGGTGACCGCCGATCCGCCGAGCGTGTCGTACGGCCGCACGCGGTGGCCGCACCACGACGACGACCCGATCACCCGGACGGTCACCCTGCGCAACGACGGAAGCGAGCCGCTCACCCTCGACCTGACCTGGCAGATCATCGGGCCGGACGGCAAGGCCGCCCCCGCCGGCATGTTCCGCACCGCAGCGCCGCAGGTCACCGTGGCGGCCGGTGGCACCGCCGAGGTGGCCGCCACGGTGGACACCAGCGTCGACGGGGTGGACGGCTACTACAGCGGGCACCTGGTCGCGACCGCCGGTCAACGTCGCACCGTCGTCCCGGTCGGGGTGCACCGCGAGGTGGAGAGCTACGACCTGACCGTCCGGCACCTCGACTCGACGGGGGCGGCGGCCGACACGTACTGGACGCTGGTCAACGGGATCGACGGCCCGGCGTACGAGGCGCTCGACGGCACGTCCGGCGGACCCGCCACCATCCGGATCCCCACCGGCCGCTACGCCGTGACCGGCCTCGTCGAGGAGTTCGGCGAGCGGGAGCGCAGCACCGTGCTGAGCCGCCCGGAGATCGACCTGAACCGGGACCTGACGGTCACGCTGGACG
Above is a window of Verrucosispora sp. NA02020 DNA encoding:
- a CDS encoding S8 family serine peptidase, yielding MRGLKRIGAAGLATALVLGLGQPGGAAPGGGGAPGDGGTGRSGGSPAGAGHQPATVTLITGDRITVDRGGRVTIRPAKDRADIRFRSHQIDGELHVVPVDAVPLIASGVLDRRLFNVSKLIEYGYHDAARDRLPMIMAYPDGAAARRGGSPVPGGEVRVDRALPAIEGVAVSADKTDLADVWTALTGGGPETADRIPGVERIWLDGRRRPAVDRGVRQIGAPAAYEAGFTGAGVTVAVLDSGVDLTHPDLADAVSEAVTFVPGTDPVDRYGHGTHVASTIAGRGTASGGTYRGVAPDADLVSAKVCDDWCEDSAILAGMHWAAVDKQATVINMSLGGWDGPEIDPMEEAVNTLSAQTGALFVVSAGNDGPGDRTVGSPGSADAALTVGAVDRDGSLADFSSRGARVGDDAVKPDITAPGVGIVAARAAEGVMGVPVGEHYVAESGTSMAAPHVAGAAALLAQQHPDWDATRLKSTLMGSANPRPGDTAYQQGSGLVDVARAVGQAVTADPPSVSYGRTRWPHHDDDPITRTVTLRNDGSEPLTLDLTWQIIGPDGKAAPAGMFRTAAPQVTVAAGGTAEVAATVDTSVDGVDGYYSGHLVATAGQRRTVVPVGVHREVESYDLTVRHLDSTGAAADTYWTLVNGIDGPAYEALDGTSGGPATIRIPTGRYAVTGLVEEFGERERSTVLSRPEIDLNRDLTVTLDARKGKRITATVPERTARPVLVQAGVLVDMYENSPAKIDVWAGGFDGLYTAQLGDRATHDHISGFVAHQWARPDGDGGFAGSPYIYHLGEGFPGRLPTGYRKDVRRAELATVRHELRGERLGDMIERSMSAEFDGVYGWTASASLPVGDAWTEYHSTTDSAWSGAVSVAQSGDGELDEEFRKILYGASERYRAGRSYRDVWNAAPIGPTLLRNDTPFSSASRIEDFMRIDIPLHGDAAGHGGVSNGDSGRTALYRGDELVEEYTGALDAGFGFFEVPPEAASYRLETSSRRSFTELSTEVALTWQFRSARPAGDDWERLPVMVVRFDPKLDRDAAAPAGKRLDIPLRVLGNEGVAVTPKKVTVQVSYDDGKTWQPATVTSAGTKWTATVQHPRSGGYVSLRTSVTDREGNSLDQTIIRAYRLTQG